The genomic interval ACATGATTTAGGATCTGAACTATATCTAGATCAGGTCGTAACCGTTGGCAGAGACACTCTTAAGAATAGAAACAGTGAATAGTGGTATGTTCATTCATTTGTCTGTTTTGCCTATAAACCAGAGGGATTGACATAAAGTGGGGGAGGTTCATAGAGGGTTTAAAGAAACAGGTTAAAAGAGGGAAAAGGTCCGTAAAGCTTTCCAGCACCTGTCAGTGAGTCCTCTCTTGCCTACCTGCAGCTCCACAGTCGGCACAGTTTCCATTCCCGGGTTTCTCCAGAAGCTGTATCAAACGCTTTCCGTTCTGTTCTTGATCCGAAGCCATAGTCCAAAGCACACACGATGACTGCACGGTGGCTCAAACACTCACGCATCGAAACTGAGGTCTGTCGCCGCCCCGGGACGCGCAGGACTATAGTGCGTAAAAAGCGTCAACACAAGTGATGTGTGTTCAAGCGGCTGAACGGTGCAGCATTGTCACTCTTTACGAGCTGCCAAACAGATACACAGCTATAAGtattctctgtgtctctccagAGTGAGACCCCCAGTGGTAGGAAACACACTCACGACACATGTAGAGCAAAAACATGACACTAGTACCCACAATAACCACTTTACTGCCTTCTCCGCTTCTTCAGTGCCCGGAAGTATCAAGACTAAATACCTGTCATTATCTCACCGCTTTACTTTTCATACAGAGCTGTAGATACCTTGTTGCCCCTGCAGcgctaccttttttttaaactaccaCAGAACTGACACTAGCCCACCATTAGTCGCTAAAAACACAATTCTgctattttagttttcaacGAACTACAACAACAGCGCAGGCAGAAAATCTCGCCCAGGTGTTTCCACTTGAGAATAATTAGGTTTCATCTCAGGTTGGTGGTGGGCGggacttacatttttttgtgtgtcatcaGACGTCTTattggtgaaaaaaaataacaacactaTTAAGGGTTGATGCCATAGACTAAATATTCAGGGATAGGCTGATCCTTGGAAAACCAGAATTTTAGAAGCGTTATTTTTGGCCCTGAATTTATTAATTTGAGTGATTTTTGAGCATTGAGTAAAGAGGTATATATTTTCATAAACTAACCATTTACAACACTAAACTGGCATTACAAGACAAAAAGAGTTAGATAGACAGTTGACCAGCAACTTCAGGTTCAAGCATGCGTGATCTTCTTGTCACAAGTAACTTGTTGCACTTTCTGATGTAGAAATCATAAAGTgaaatatgttattttacttATCTGTAAATGAAACAACAGGAATGTTAACTCATGTAACCACTGACCAGTGTAACCAGAGAATTTGTCAGAAAGCACAAATAAACCTTATATCATACAGTCCTTACCCTGATGGCCTTAGATAAACTCTGGAAAATACAAATTGAGACCCTGTTAAGTCCACATAATGGATAAATAGATTCAAATAAATTGAAGATTTTGAAGTGGATtacattgtatttattattttgttgttgcatttacTCAAAAGTTACGTATGGTAATGGACTTCCTGTGCCCGGTGCAGATGACCTCATCAATGTAGAGAGAGTCTGCTTTAAACTCgatgttttcctgcagatcTAGCTGGCAACGGATCAAAGacttctgctgctcctctgacCGGGCCACTGCCTCACGAAGTCTAAGagtgcagagaaaaagagacaacacATTATGACTTATCCTGTACGGTAACAGCTCTGCAAAATACACCCGCCTATATcggaagaaagacagaagaaaatgttAACATTATTTTGATGTTTCAATTCTCTTCATCTATTGTATAAACATAAAACTCTAGCTGTAATGCTTCTCAAAAACAGGTGTTCCCTTGCCCTTTCAAATTAGAAGCCGGTGTGTCTTGGACTTACTTGTTGATGTTAGAAGGCAGCAGCTGGACCTCACCGAGAAGCTGGGCCTGTGCTGGATCATAGCATTGCTCTTTGCCTGGCCTCAGACGGCGCAAATCCAGCCGGGCATTGGCCAAACTCAGACCACGTTCACTGTCATTGATGGCCACTCGAAGATcctctctgatactcttctgaCAAGCAACCTCGGAAAGAATCTGGAGAGAGCAGAGGTGTCATACAAGGGTCAGTCAGTTTcagcctttaaaagaaaattagCAGCAAAATAACATCAGCACTAAACAGATCCATaaatcatgtaaaataaatgttatctaagcacagagaaacacatgatAATGTTAATCACATAACTGTTGCATGCGCTTGGAAAGGACTCAGAGAGGAAAAGGCACTGATAATCACATGCTTTTACTCGTATCCCTTATAAACTTTTGGACCTaagttgttttttataaaaaatgattgaGGGGTTTCCCTGCTTAAGATTCTTTATGCTGAAAAATCAACATTACATTTGCCAGTTATTCTTTTGGATCCTGCAAGAAAACATAACATAAGAATATATGTGCATTGGCTTAGTGAGGATACATCATTTTATTATAACACTTCCCAACTGATGCCTGCCTTATTCCCAGCACTAGACTCCCTCTCTGGAAGCAACAGACACTCCATACATTCATGTTCTCTACCTTGGCCAGTTGATCCTCCATCTGGCTTTTGGCTGATCTCAGAGCCTGGATGTTAAACTGAAAAGCTGTCGTCGTGGCCTGGACCTGCATTTGCATGTCAGCGGCCGTTTGCTCCAGGAGCGACTCCACCAGCACATGTAAGGTCAGAGAGTTGGACTTCTGCTGCTCCGCCTGGGCCATGTGGATGTCTGTGATGTTCTCCCACTGCTCTGGAGTCACTGCCAGGCTGAGGAAGTGAAATATATGTACAAAAAGGACTTAAAAACTTATTTTGATACATGTTTAGACTTCCCATATCTGGGTAGAAATCTTAAAGCAAATACGTCAgacacattttatattcataGTTAATTAAAATCATCGAAAAAGTTtagaaatcaaacatttttacatagaCAGTatgccatttttcttttctttttaaggttATATGTTTGGGCCATTCTTTTCCTTTATTggacagcagaagagagacagaaaatgttgggaggagaagATGGGgttgacatgcagtaaagggcagaggtcggatttgaacccatggccaCTGCAACAAGGACTCTGTACAAGGAGTGTGCAACACAATGGCTAGGATATCTGGCACACCTGTAAGTGATTTTCTAATTTTTATAGGGCAAACAAGTAAGTGGTAATTCACCTCATCACAGTTTGAGGGTTTTTGAAACTTTCCAGCTGGTTGATGGGATGAGCAGTCAGTAAGGCACATGAGTTGTCAATGCTCTGAGCTTCAAATTTTTCCTTCAGATTGTGCTCCAGCTGGTACTTGGCAGACCGGTTCAATCTGGAACACAGagcaacatgttttttcatGTGATTCTTCCTTCAGGTTTTAAGACAATACATGTTTTGTAAGTCTCCATACTTTTATTGTTACCAATAAGGAGTCTTGATAATCCTACCTTGTCTTTTCCCCTTACCTTATCTGCTCATTGATCTGCTCTAAAACACGCGTAAGAATAGCCTCCACTCCTTCAAAAACCTCCCTCTCCTTCATGAGTTCTCGGTCCACATCATCATGTCGCCTCTCAGCAGGTAGACGTTTCATTCTGAAGgccatagaagaagaaaaaaatcattctcATCTACTTTAAATTGAACCTTTATGGTTTAAACTAATACCAATAAATTGGCTCCTCGTGAATTGTGCATCTATTAAGAACCTTAAacccttgtttgtttgttttcatgttagtTTGAGATCCTAGCTGTTTAACATTCAGCCTCACCTCTCCTCCAGGCAGAGAACAGTGACTCTCGTAAGCTCTTTGCTCGCTTCCAGGGCTTTTATCCCCCTGCTCTGCAACACCATGAGATCATCAATCCCCACAATAATGTCCTCCAGTTTCAGCTCCAACTCCTTTTTTAGAAACTGGATGGCTCTGACCCGCTGATCtaaacagcagaagaaaataaaatatcataacAGTACATACCTGTAGTCCCTTTAATAATACACTGTTAACACAGAGCATTTAGTTTTGAGTAGTTCCCTCTCTTACCAAGTCGCTTGGTGTCATCACTCTGCATGCGTTTACATGCTTTGTCAGTTTCTAGGATCAGCCTAGAGCATTCTGCTCTGAAGAGTTCACAATGGCCCCGCACAGTCTCcatatttttcagatttaatcCAGAACCCTGCTGAGAAATGCTTTGCTggactgacattgtttccttcctaaaacattacaaaaacagaaaaaaacatacttcGGGACATGATTTACATCAAATATTGTCAACGAGCAATTAATGTAGTAATATATTCTGCAACTAGATAAGAAAGCAGACATCACAGCAGCATTAACCATGTGGATTTATTTAGTAGTGTAGCTGTAAAGTCATTGCAAAAAGACAGTAGGCAAAGTTACAAAGAAGTATTGTGCTTAGTTTTGTATTGATACCTACTTGCTTAGACTTAAAAGAGCAACAATGATGGCTAGACGAAATTATTTCcaatgtgtgtctttgtaaaaaaaaaaaaagggggggaaatgaCATAACAAACGCAGCCCACTGTCTTACAGACGTTTATATTCCTGTGAAAAGACGATATAATCCTACGTTAGCATCTGCAGTTAGCTACAAAAATAAACTAGCTAGTGAGTAATTACAAATTAAACTTGACATATGTTAGCTCTATTTTGCTTTGCAGACGTGTTTTCCTCGTGTTATACCGCGTTcttaacaaaaacattgaagagataaaaacaaaacactgccaCTGACAATACCTTTAATCGTTGGTGAAATATATTGGTTTTGTCGTCGTCTACCTCTGCCGCGCGGTGCATCAAAACAAagagtaaccatggcaacggATGACACGCTTCAAACGCGGAAACGGTCAGTTTATCTTTAGCCAATCAAACGTCTCAGTTCATTCTAGAATCCGTCTGGACCACTGAGACAAGACATAACAAAACGTTGTGACAGGGTCATGTTTACATCTGTTGCATTGCAtcaccttttcttttaacatgTTACCAATTTCCCAGACCTCACATCTCTAACCAGTACACAATGATTATCAGAATGTACTGTTACAGCTGAAATCAGCATTAGTCTTTCTACTTCTCTAGAGCATGCACATTAGAACAAATGCAATTATTGTTGTAGGCCCACTGCGGTTTATCATGTGGTTATTTGAAGGTATGGCAGATACAGTGCATGaaacatacattttctgaaatctttttttttttttaaaggtagtaAAAGAGCTGCAATCTTTCAGTCTTAACTCAactgtcttgtgtgaagcacctTGAATTACCATGtttctaaataaatattaaattaaataaatatgtgctatataaatacacTTGGCTTGACAAACTGAACTCACACACTGCTCGtttcagcatttttattttcaaaatgtctaaaaattCAGTACATGGTAAAAAGAAGTCAtacttaaaaagtaaatatctcTGGTTCTGAGAAACCAAAAACCAGCTTTACACATTAACTCTGAGTTAGCTTTTCAGGAGAAACTCAACgaaaacattaaaagaaactcacatttgaagaaaaaagagaaaacagttcTGCTTTCAACATGCATGGCAGGTGTTAATTTAGGCAACACTGCAGATGATTTTATTTCTAGTGGGTCCATAGAGGTCTTGAAAAGCAGAAACTCAATCTGATTTGAGTCAGAGAATCTAAGAGATCACATGGTATCAAGAGGCCTTTAACATGTCTATCTGGAGGAGTTAGAGCTGGAACGAGAGCGGTGACGTCTGCGCCCAGGAGACCTGGAGCGAGAGCGGCGGCGTACTGGGGAGCGTCTCCTGGGTGAGCGGGATCTACAAGgacagaaaaatatttaaattagctcctgtgtttgaatgtgaggaggaggacgcAGACTTGATCTAAACCAAAGAACATGATCATATGTTTAAATTATAAAGGTCCAGTGTGTGAAAATATCATGTAAATTACTGATTAAAAATCTATCACTGTACCTTCTCCTCATGCGTGGTGGTGTGCGACGCCACAttggtgggggtgggggcaTTCTGCGAGGGGGAGAGGGTCTACGGGGTGGAGGGCGGACTCGTTGAGGCAGCACAGCAGACGCAGTGATCTCCTGTCCATCAATCTGACCTGTCATTAACAAAGTCAGCACAGAAAGCTTATCAACAAGGGTGCACAGCGTAATCTTGGCCCAGGCAGAGCAGAAAAATGCTTATGTACCTCCATCCATGTGTTTCAGAgctttctctgcctcctcagCGGTTTCAAAATCCACATATGCAAAGCCCCTGGACAGGTGATTATGGAACCTG from Labrus mixtus chromosome 20, fLabMix1.1, whole genome shotgun sequence carries:
- the LOC132954575 gene encoding tektin-1-like yields the protein MSFPPLFFFLQRHTLEIISSSHHCCSFKSKQETMSVQQSISQQGSGLNLKNMETVRGHCELFRAECSRLILETDKACKRMQSDDTKRLDQRVRAIQFLKKELELKLEDIIVGIDDLMVLQSRGIKALEASKELTRVTVLCLEERMKRLPAERRHDDVDRELMKEREVFEGVEAILTRVLEQINEQIRLNRSAKYQLEHNLKEKFEAQSIDNSCALLTAHPINQLESFKNPQTVMSLAVTPEQWENITDIHMAQAEQQKSNSLTLHVLVESLLEQTAADMQMQVQATTTAFQFNIQALRSAKSQMEDQLAKILSEVACQKSIREDLRVAINDSERGLSLANARLDLRRLRPGKEQCYDPAQAQLLGEVQLLPSNINKLREAVARSEEQQKSLIRCQLDLQENIEFKADSLYIDEVICTGHRKSITIRNF